The Sphingosinithalassobacter sp. CS137 genome includes a region encoding these proteins:
- a CDS encoding TonB-dependent receptor, which translates to MVSKLSFAALAATAGVIVIPAQAQAQAQARYSFDLPAQPLERSLRAVARQTETNIVFSGDAIRGKAAPPLQGSHTPEGAYRMLLTGSGLTLSTTSGGAFIVSAPAPRGEQQAGEGTIAGHVTGPDGTASVTGALVRIVETGATTRVDEFGDFRFPGVAAGTYTLEVSFLGFAPVSRIVTVTAEDRSQVDLALNRATNTAGEEIIVYGSTSARAKALNRQRTADNSADVVSADDLGNFTGTTFSEALRRVPGVSFQRDSSTGDGSNVILRGFEPDMNAVKLNGLNLPVGSGTGRSADLSNLLADSVSSITVNKTLLPSHDSAGTGGLIEIETLSPLDRPRRYASLLLEGGGAPDDFASDYLVSGTVAGTFGDSFGLSASVQYRRHELRTIGYGTTIRTGRALPLDENGLPTFESAEELDPYATFPFVDGADQGYVTGLTTQFSHIENENLAATLSAEWQVASHTNLKFDFQHSEATRTSYGLADSFNVAAEYSDVPGGYSGPELSVDLTPGNGAISRSQSYSYAKDVKNVTDTYALNGRTNLGAFEIKYTAGYAHGELTDPRNFSNTLRLGTVGNGTAIDAQASYFLPGALDPDAGYIVSAFGRRTGDGIPLPLLSAEGWALVNDPAGFTIQNASGQIDRSNGSNDRYTGEASVRWQADAGFLSYIELGAYYERAEFRSDHIRSQIGGNILATDAGLVFAQSDLARIGIDGANFTTVTEASLRDFVNNIDQVAANTGLTITELEPVPGQDQEMTRETNFAAYLQSKLEFGKLEVIGGVRYNRVKLEARNLVYPVYTGPILPENGGGIGVDLIFQNEFSRLITESGTTEEFLPRVLFNYRESDDLIFRGGYFLSVARPQIALLSSETRVSFINFPIPGPQGTKPILQINSGNPDLKPANTHNFDLSAEYYSGIGIFKLSGFYKRTENLLQSNISNGAANLAAVTLPDHPYFNGPPYFDPANPDSVFITGSTPVNSDDVAELYGFEVQAERRFDFLPGVLGGLGIYGNYTYTHSERVDRYSWAYGDPDDNIYEFAGVPYRSSPKHSGTVALTYNKYDIDATLTYGFQSRALWNFYPRALSYFAEDAQTLDFRAEYYLRPSFGQFRIFVEGSDLLKGTNTPDVAYTLGDQARFYSSGTYLGGRRFKLGVSATF; encoded by the coding sequence ATGGTTTCGAAACTCAGTTTCGCGGCGCTCGCCGCCACTGCCGGCGTGATCGTGATTCCGGCACAGGCACAGGCACAGGCACAGGCCCGCTACAGCTTCGATCTGCCGGCGCAGCCGCTGGAACGCTCGCTGCGCGCCGTGGCGCGGCAGACCGAGACCAACATCGTCTTCTCCGGCGACGCGATACGCGGCAAGGCGGCGCCGCCGCTCCAGGGCAGCCATACTCCCGAAGGCGCCTATCGCATGTTGCTGACCGGTAGCGGCCTGACGCTTAGCACCACGAGTGGCGGCGCGTTCATTGTGAGCGCTCCGGCGCCGCGGGGCGAACAGCAGGCGGGGGAGGGGACAATCGCAGGGCATGTCACCGGCCCGGATGGAACGGCATCCGTCACCGGCGCACTTGTACGTATCGTCGAAACGGGCGCGACTACGCGCGTGGACGAGTTCGGCGACTTTCGTTTCCCAGGTGTCGCGGCGGGCACCTACACGCTCGAGGTCTCGTTTCTCGGATTCGCGCCGGTGAGCCGCATCGTCACGGTGACCGCAGAGGATCGATCGCAGGTCGATCTCGCGCTGAATCGCGCCACCAATACGGCGGGCGAGGAGATCATCGTCTATGGCTCGACCAGCGCACGCGCCAAGGCGCTGAACCGGCAGCGCACGGCCGACAACAGCGCCGACGTGGTCTCCGCCGACGATCTGGGCAATTTCACCGGCACCACCTTTTCCGAAGCGCTCCGCCGCGTTCCCGGCGTGTCGTTCCAGCGCGATTCGTCGACCGGCGACGGCAGCAACGTGATCCTCCGCGGGTTCGAGCCGGACATGAACGCCGTGAAGCTCAACGGGCTCAACCTCCCGGTAGGCAGCGGCACCGGGCGTTCGGCCGACCTGTCGAACCTGCTCGCCGATTCGGTGAGCAGCATCACGGTGAACAAGACGCTGCTGCCCAGCCACGACAGCGCGGGCACCGGCGGGCTGATCGAAATCGAGACGCTCTCGCCGCTCGATCGCCCCCGCCGCTATGCCAGTCTGCTGCTCGAAGGCGGCGGCGCGCCCGATGACTTCGCGAGCGACTATCTCGTTTCGGGGACCGTCGCGGGCACGTTCGGCGACAGCTTCGGCCTCAGCGCGTCGGTGCAGTATCGCAGGCACGAGCTGCGCACGATCGGCTATGGAACGACGATACGCACCGGGCGCGCGCTGCCGCTCGATGAGAACGGCCTGCCGACCTTTGAATCGGCGGAGGAGCTCGATCCGTACGCCACCTTTCCGTTCGTCGATGGCGCGGATCAGGGCTATGTCACGGGGCTGACGACCCAGTTCTCGCACATCGAGAACGAGAATCTCGCCGCCACGCTTTCGGCCGAATGGCAGGTGGCGAGCCATACGAACCTGAAGTTCGACTTCCAGCATTCGGAAGCCACGCGGACGTCGTACGGCCTAGCCGATAGCTTCAACGTCGCGGCGGAATACAGCGACGTGCCGGGCGGCTATTCCGGCCCCGAACTCAGCGTCGATCTGACGCCGGGCAACGGTGCTATCTCTCGCTCGCAGAGCTACAGCTATGCGAAGGACGTCAAGAACGTCACCGATACCTATGCGCTGAACGGCAGGACCAATCTCGGCGCGTTCGAGATCAAATACACCGCCGGCTATGCGCACGGTGAACTCACCGATCCGCGCAACTTTTCGAACACGCTGCGGCTGGGCACCGTCGGCAACGGCACTGCGATCGACGCGCAGGCAAGCTATTTTCTGCCTGGCGCGCTCGATCCCGACGCGGGTTATATCGTCTCCGCATTCGGGCGCAGGACGGGCGACGGCATCCCGCTCCCGCTGCTCAGCGCGGAGGGCTGGGCGCTCGTCAACGATCCCGCGGGCTTCACCATCCAGAATGCAAGCGGCCAGATCGATCGTTCGAACGGCAGCAACGATCGCTACACCGGTGAAGCGAGCGTGCGCTGGCAGGCGGACGCGGGCTTTCTGAGCTATATCGAGCTCGGCGCCTATTACGAGCGCGCCGAATTCCGCAGCGATCACATTCGTTCTCAGATCGGCGGCAACATCCTCGCGACCGACGCGGGCCTGGTATTCGCGCAGTCCGATCTTGCTCGTATCGGCATCGACGGCGCGAACTTCACGACCGTGACCGAGGCGTCGCTTCGCGATTTCGTAAACAACATCGACCAGGTGGCGGCGAACACCGGGCTGACGATCACCGAGCTGGAGCCTGTTCCCGGACAGGACCAGGAGATGACGCGCGAGACGAATTTTGCCGCTTATCTCCAATCGAAGCTGGAGTTCGGCAAGCTCGAGGTGATCGGCGGCGTTCGGTACAACCGCGTGAAGCTCGAAGCGCGCAACCTCGTCTATCCCGTCTATACCGGTCCGATCCTTCCCGAGAACGGCGGCGGCATCGGCGTGGACCTGATATTCCAGAACGAGTTTTCACGCCTGATCACCGAAAGCGGGACGACCGAGGAATTCCTCCCGCGCGTGCTGTTCAACTATCGCGAGAGCGACGATCTGATCTTCCGCGGCGGCTACTTTCTGTCCGTGGCGCGGCCGCAGATCGCGCTGCTTTCCAGCGAAACGCGTGTCTCGTTCATCAACTTCCCCATTCCGGGGCCGCAGGGCACCAAGCCGATCCTGCAGATAAACAGCGGCAATCCGGACCTGAAGCCGGCAAACACGCACAATTTCGATCTGAGCGCGGAATATTACTCCGGGATCGGCATCTTCAAGCTGAGCGGCTTCTACAAGCGCACCGAGAACCTGCTCCAGTCGAACATCAGCAACGGCGCTGCAAACCTCGCGGCGGTGACGCTTCCCGATCACCCCTATTTCAACGGGCCACCCTATTTCGATCCCGCCAATCCGGACAGCGTGTTCATCACCGGATCGACGCCGGTGAACAGCGACGACGTCGCCGAACTCTATGGCTTCGAGGTGCAGGCCGAGCGCCGCTTCGATTTCCTGCCGGGCGTGCTCGGCGGTCTCGGGATCTACGGCAACTACACCTATACGCATAGCGAGCGGGTGGACCGTTATTCCTGGGCCTATGGCGATCCCGACGACAATATCTACGAATTCGCAGGCGTACCCTACCGCAGTTCGCCGAAACATTCCGGAACGGTCGCGCTCACCTACAACAAATATGATATCGACGCGACGCTGACCTACGGCTTCCAGTCGCGGGCGCTGTGGAATTTCTACCCTCGCGCGCTAAGCTATTTCGCAGAGGACGCGCAGACGCTGGACTTCCGCGCCGAATATTATCTCCGTCCCAGCTTCGGCCAGTTCCGCATCTTCGTGGAAGGTTCGGACCTGCTCAAGGGCACGAACACCCCCGACGTGGCCTACACGCTGGGCGACCAAGCGCGCTTCTATTCCAGCGGCACCTATCTGGGCGGTCGCCGCTTCAAGCTCGGTGTTTCCGCCACCTTCTGA
- a CDS encoding PilZ domain-containing protein, with protein sequence MLVYSRIMHFAFEKTGMDQFSHIPLGTASSDEAASQRSGARDSLLLTAQFRVAGTGESLQVRVRNLSAGGLMAEYAEPVAVGTPVEVDLRGVGMVTGRIAWCAERRVGVAFDREIDPMAARKPVGKGGHTPHYAKAIITRR encoded by the coding sequence TTGCTGGTTTATTCGCGGATCATGCACTTCGCGTTCGAGAAGACCGGAATGGACCAGTTTTCCCACATCCCCCTCGGCACCGCTTCCTCCGATGAGGCGGCAAGCCAGCGCAGCGGCGCACGCGACAGCCTGTTGCTGACCGCGCAGTTCCGTGTGGCGGGAACGGGCGAGAGCCTTCAGGTGCGCGTCCGCAATCTTTCCGCGGGCGGGCTGATGGCCGAATATGCCGAGCCGGTCGCCGTCGGCACGCCGGTCGAAGTCGATCTGCGGGGAGTCGGCATGGTGACGGGCCGGATCGCCTGGTGCGCCGAACGCCGCGTCGGAGTCGCATTCGATCGCGAGATCGATCCGATGGCTGCACGCAAGCCGGTCGGGAAGGGCGGTCACACGCCGCATTATGCCAAGGCGATCATCACCCGACGGTAG
- a CDS encoding trypco2 family protein, with protein sequence MDEADLENVINSIRKSLVAVNLEREKDADPRMFLATEAEIELKFTAQKSTAATGGLKLVVIPGLTAGGSAKRKVSEERVHTLRLKFAPIIGTRVENGKTTFTTLQDGRTVDVQPDPNAVTIHADPEQWGATGIANDGSTNIGGSSLDSGGAGGMASDTGPE encoded by the coding sequence ATGGACGAAGCAGATCTAGAGAATGTCATCAATTCCATTAGAAAATCGCTTGTCGCCGTCAATCTGGAGCGTGAGAAGGATGCCGATCCTCGGATGTTCCTGGCAACCGAAGCCGAGATCGAACTGAAATTCACTGCCCAGAAAAGCACCGCTGCTACCGGCGGTTTGAAACTGGTGGTAATTCCGGGCCTGACCGCAGGTGGCTCCGCAAAGCGTAAGGTCAGCGAGGAGAGGGTTCACACCCTACGGCTGAAATTCGCGCCGATTATCGGGACGAGAGTGGAAAACGGGAAAACAACGTTCACCACGCTGCAGGATGGCCGGACGGTCGATGTGCAACCTGATCCGAATGCCGTCACCATCCACGCTGATCCGGAGCAGTGGGGCGCAACAGGAATCGCGAACGACGGCTCGACGAACATTGGCGGTTCGAGCCTGGACAGCGGCGGCGCGGGCGGGATGGCGAGCGACACCGGCCCCGAATAG
- a CDS encoding AraC family transcriptional regulator: MRGVLERLLITLEVRLEAFALLDVRRGRRLHVDPGDAVLLHHVLSGSGWLEVPGHAPVRCEPGTVIFAPAGADQRLRIDEDDEGEEITALENCAMVKDGLIRFDAARGGDPDLRVVSASMLASADGSFGLFDALKAPLTERHEGNERVAGAFALLRREAEAPGLGTRAFISSLMQLCLLALIRRHFEQLPQDSPLIAAFGDRRLARALAAVLDAPADAHSVASLAATAGMSRSAFARAFRTDFDLSPMEFVAKVRLQHAAELLRGTDLPVKSIATSIGYASRSHFSRAFRAAYGRDPRSFRRHASRATEIPHLDPEADADAEEE, encoded by the coding sequence ATGCGCGGCGTTCTCGAACGGCTGCTGATCACGCTTGAGGTCCGCCTCGAGGCATTTGCGTTGCTCGACGTGCGGCGCGGACGTCGGCTGCACGTCGATCCGGGAGACGCGGTGCTGCTGCACCATGTGCTTTCCGGCAGCGGCTGGCTGGAAGTGCCGGGCCACGCTCCCGTTCGGTGCGAGCCCGGAACCGTGATCTTCGCTCCGGCAGGTGCGGACCAGAGACTGCGCATCGACGAGGACGACGAGGGCGAGGAAATCACGGCACTCGAAAACTGCGCGATGGTGAAAGACGGGCTGATTCGCTTCGACGCAGCGCGCGGCGGCGACCCCGATCTGCGGGTGGTAAGCGCATCCATGCTGGCGAGCGCCGACGGATCCTTCGGCCTGTTCGATGCACTGAAAGCACCTCTGACGGAAAGACACGAAGGAAACGAACGGGTGGCGGGCGCCTTCGCGCTGCTCCGGCGCGAAGCGGAGGCGCCGGGTCTCGGCACGCGCGCCTTCATCAGTTCGCTGATGCAGCTCTGCCTCCTTGCCCTGATCCGCCGCCACTTCGAGCAGTTGCCCCAGGATTCGCCGCTGATCGCCGCCTTCGGCGACCGGCGGCTCGCGCGCGCCCTTGCCGCCGTGCTCGACGCGCCGGCCGACGCGCACAGCGTGGCAAGCCTGGCCGCCACCGCCGGCATGAGCCGCTCCGCCTTCGCGCGCGCGTTCCGAACCGATTTCGACCTCAGCCCGATGGAGTTCGTCGCCAAGGTCCGGCTGCAACATGCCGCCGAGCTGCTTCGCGGCACCGATCTTCCGGTGAAATCGATCGCCACGTCGATCGGCTATGCCAGCCGCAGCCATTTCTCGCGCGCCTTCCGCGCAGCCTATGGCCGCGACCCGCGCAGCTTCCGCCGCCATGCGTCCCGCGCAACGGAGATCCCGCACCTCGATCCCGAAGCAGACGCAGACGCAGAAGAAGAATGA
- the dksA gene encoding RNA polymerase-binding protein DksA, translating to MATVLDRLDDPEKRPPAVANDGYRPSADEPFMNPRQLDYFRDKLNAWKDAIYREAAGTLSQLQSDSLREADLTDRASSETDWSIELRTRDRQRKLIAKIDAALRRIEDGEYGYCEVTGEPISLARLEARPIATMTVEAQERHERQEKVSREE from the coding sequence ATGGCAACGGTTTTGGATCGGCTCGACGACCCTGAGAAACGGCCCCCGGCGGTCGCCAACGACGGTTACCGGCCCAGCGCCGACGAACCGTTCATGAATCCGCGTCAGCTGGATTATTTCCGTGACAAGCTGAACGCGTGGAAGGACGCGATCTATCGCGAGGCAGCCGGGACGCTCTCGCAGCTGCAGAGCGATTCCCTGCGCGAGGCCGATCTTACCGATCGCGCCTCGAGCGAGACCGACTGGTCGATCGAACTGCGCACCCGCGATCGTCAGCGCAAGCTGATCGCCAAGATCGACGCGGCGCTGCGCCGGATCGAGGACGGCGAATATGGCTATTGCGAAGTGACGGGCGAACCGATTTCGCTCGCGCGGCTCGAGGCGCGGCCGATCGCCACCATGACGGTGGAGGCGCAGGAGCGCCACGAACGGCAGGAGAAGGTTTCACGCGAAGAGTAG
- a CDS encoding NAD(P)H-dependent flavin oxidoreductase: MSLPPLFDRLRLPVIGSPLFIISCPELVIAQCTSGIVGSFPALNARPQSQLDEWLHQITEALAAWDRDHPETPAAPFAVNQIVHRSNDRLEQDLATCAKWKVPIVITSLGARPELNDAVHQWGGITLHDVIDDRFAHKAIEKGADGLILVAAGAGGHAGRLSPFALVQEVREWFDGPVALSGSIATGASVLAAQAMGADLAYIGSPFIATQEANAVDAYKQGIVDGRASDIVYSNLFTGVHGNYLRGSIVAAGLDPDNLPESDPSAMNFGGSKAWRDIWGSGQGIGAVHAVEPAADRIARLGAEYQAARARLCGG; this comes from the coding sequence ATGTCCTTGCCTCCGCTGTTCGACCGCCTGCGCCTGCCTGTAATCGGCTCGCCGCTGTTCATCATCTCATGCCCCGAGCTGGTGATCGCCCAGTGCACCTCCGGCATCGTCGGCTCGTTTCCGGCGCTGAACGCGCGGCCGCAGAGCCAGCTCGACGAATGGCTGCATCAGATCACCGAGGCGCTCGCCGCGTGGGACCGCGACCATCCGGAAACGCCCGCCGCGCCCTTCGCGGTCAATCAGATCGTCCACCGCTCGAACGACCGGCTCGAACAGGATCTCGCCACCTGCGCCAAGTGGAAGGTCCCGATCGTCATCACGTCGCTCGGCGCGCGGCCAGAACTGAATGACGCGGTTCACCAATGGGGCGGAATAACGCTGCATGACGTCATCGACGACCGTTTCGCGCACAAGGCGATCGAGAAGGGCGCCGACGGGCTGATCCTCGTCGCGGCCGGCGCCGGCGGTCATGCCGGCCGACTGAGCCCCTTCGCGCTGGTTCAGGAAGTGCGCGAATGGTTCGACGGCCCCGTCGCGCTGTCGGGCTCGATCGCGACGGGCGCGTCGGTCCTCGCCGCCCAGGCGATGGGCGCCGATCTCGCCTATATCGGTTCTCCCTTCATCGCGACGCAGGAGGCCAATGCAGTCGATGCCTATAAGCAGGGCATCGTCGATGGGCGCGCATCGGACATCGTCTATTCGAACCTGTTCACCGGCGTGCACGGCAACTATCTGCGCGGCTCGATCGTCGCGGCGGGGCTCGATCCGGACAACCTGCCCGAAAGCGATCCCAGTGCAATGAACTTCGGCGGCTCCAAGGCGTGGCGCGACATCTGGGGATCGGGCCAGGGTATCGGTGCGGTGCATGCCGTCGAGCCGGCTGCGGACCGGATCGCCCGGCTCGGCGCGGAGTATCAGGCGGCACGCGCGCGACTCTGCGGCGGCTGA
- a CDS encoding RNA polymerase sigma factor codes for MPTLAEMLQKARRAVVRQGIPEQDADELVQDAFLKLELYQRKSQARSQEALLVTAAVNLSIDRQRRNARAPFADAEDLRHIADVTPDPGQIVEQQQRLRHAAAGLEQLPERTRRILLKRRLENMSYAEIARDEEMSVAAVEKQVARATLQLMQWMSQW; via the coding sequence ATGCCGACGCTCGCCGAGATGCTTCAGAAGGCCAGACGCGCCGTGGTGCGGCAGGGCATTCCCGAACAGGACGCAGACGAATTGGTTCAGGACGCATTCCTCAAGTTGGAGCTATATCAGCGCAAATCCCAGGCACGGTCTCAGGAGGCGCTGCTCGTCACTGCGGCAGTGAATCTTTCGATCGATCGCCAGCGCCGCAACGCGCGCGCGCCGTTCGCGGATGCCGAGGACCTGCGACATATCGCCGACGTCACGCCGGACCCCGGGCAGATCGTGGAGCAGCAGCAGCGGCTGCGGCACGCCGCCGCTGGGCTGGAGCAGCTGCCCGAGCGCACGCGCCGCATCCTGCTCAAGCGTCGGCTGGAGAATATGAGCTATGCGGAGATCGCGCGGGATGAGGAGATGAGCGTCGCGGCGGTCGAGAAGCAGGTCGCACGCGCCACGCTCCAGCTGATGCAGTGGATGTCGCAATGGTGA
- a CDS encoding YdcH family protein — translation MQNAHFSALEAKHQVLDERIANESQRPLPDQLLIAELKRKKLRVKEEMAR, via the coding sequence ATGCAGAACGCGCATTTCTCGGCACTTGAGGCCAAGCATCAGGTCCTCGACGAGCGAATCGCCAACGAATCGCAGCGCCCGCTTCCTGACCAGTTGCTGATCGCCGAATTGAAGCGGAAGAAGCTGCGCGTCAAGGAGGAGATGGCTCGCTAG
- a CDS encoding host attachment family protein — protein MQLPNNAFVVVADGRKMLFLRNEGDAEYPNLQVERVREQDNPSDMEQSTDAPGRSFSSVGAGRSAYEETDFHQLEEDRFAAETADLLKKRALRNDFEKLIIVAPPKALGELRKHYHKEVSERLIGEIDKDLTGHTVTEIEEALVKA, from the coding sequence ATGCAGCTTCCCAACAATGCGTTCGTCGTCGTGGCGGACGGCCGCAAGATGCTGTTCCTGCGCAACGAGGGCGACGCGGAATACCCCAACCTCCAGGTCGAGCGGGTGCGCGAGCAGGACAATCCGTCGGATATGGAACAGTCGACCGACGCGCCGGGGCGTTCCTTTTCCAGCGTCGGTGCCGGCCGTAGCGCCTATGAGGAAACCGACTTCCACCAGCTGGAAGAGGATCGCTTCGCCGCGGAAACCGCAGACCTTCTGAAAAAGCGCGCGCTGCGCAATGATTTCGAGAAGCTGATCATCGTCGCGCCGCCCAAGGCGCTCGGCGAATTGCGCAAACATTATCACAAGGAGGTCAGCGAGCGGCTGATCGGCGAGATCGACAAGGATCTGACCGGCCACACCGTGACCGAGATCGAGGAGGCGCTGGTGAAGGCCTGA
- a CDS encoding FecR family protein — protein sequence MDVAMVSGGMRYSSVEAEAAAWVARLQGERTADTEAGFQAWLHDNPAHAHAFERATEIWAMLPGAALCFQNGDGHPARQSLPPARPQRPLLALAAAILVLLGFGAISGLFSTSPDYSTARGEQKIATLDDGSRIALNTNSQVDVRFSDDRRRVRLDRGEAMFEVAHDAERPFIVHAGSKLIRAVGTVFIVRRDGENVTVTLIEGKVVVSDAAPPPRGATPVAPAELDPGERLTAGERGMRIARAESIEAVTAWRRGQAIFRDTPLIEAVAELNRYGGPRLAVPDPHVAALPVSGVFATNATPDFAQAVATLHGLHVRDDGETIQILR from the coding sequence GTGGATGTCGCAATGGTGAGCGGCGGGATGCGCTACAGCTCGGTGGAAGCCGAGGCGGCGGCTTGGGTGGCGCGCCTGCAGGGGGAGCGCACCGCCGACACCGAAGCAGGATTTCAGGCTTGGCTGCACGACAATCCCGCGCATGCCCACGCGTTCGAGCGTGCGACTGAGATCTGGGCGATGCTGCCCGGCGCCGCGCTCTGCTTCCAGAACGGGGATGGACATCCCGCGCGCCAATCGCTGCCGCCTGCGCGGCCGCAGCGACCGTTACTCGCGCTTGCCGCGGCGATCCTGGTGCTGCTCGGCTTCGGCGCGATCAGCGGCCTCTTCTCGACGAGCCCGGACTATTCCACCGCACGAGGCGAACAGAAGATCGCGACGCTGGACGACGGCAGCCGCATCGCGCTCAACACCAATAGCCAAGTGGACGTGCGTTTCTCCGACGATCGGCGGCGCGTGCGGCTCGACCGCGGCGAGGCGATGTTCGAAGTGGCGCATGATGCGGAGCGCCCGTTCATCGTCCATGCGGGCAGCAAGCTGATACGCGCGGTCGGCACCGTCTTCATCGTCCGCCGCGACGGCGAAAACGTCACCGTCACGCTGATCGAGGGCAAGGTGGTGGTCTCGGATGCGGCCCCGCCGCCGCGCGGCGCGACGCCCGTCGCGCCTGCCGAGCTTGATCCAGGCGAGCGGCTTACCGCGGGCGAGCGCGGCATGCGGATCGCGCGCGCTGAATCGATCGAAGCGGTCACGGCCTGGCGGCGCGGACAGGCGATCTTCCGCGACACGCCGCTCATCGAAGCCGTCGCCGAACTCAATCGCTACGGCGGCCCAAGGCTAGCCGTGCCCGATCCGCACGTCGCGGCGCTGCCCGTTTCAGGCGTGTTCGCCACCAATGCGACGCCCGACTTCGCGCAGGCAGTCGCTACGCTGCACGGGCTTCATGTCCGCGACGATGGCGAAACCATTCAAATCTTGCGCTGA
- a CDS encoding DUF1465 family protein: MHEPGASRIHRKLIDSLYVESMLLADEARAYFDATGRDTRLELDPLTRVTFSCESLKVTTRLMHVIAWLLTHRAVDAGEISESAALLPSRRLGNAPETEDATLQAMPGQAATIIVASIDLYRRVARLDNALDEPAASHSPARSLVERLTHAF; this comes from the coding sequence ATGCACGAACCGGGGGCATCACGGATTCACCGCAAGCTGATCGACTCGCTCTATGTCGAATCGATGCTGCTCGCCGACGAAGCGCGCGCCTATTTCGACGCCACGGGCCGCGACACGCGGCTCGAGCTCGATCCGCTGACGCGCGTCACATTCTCGTGCGAATCGCTCAAGGTGACCACTCGGCTGATGCACGTCATTGCCTGGCTGCTCACGCACCGCGCGGTCGACGCCGGGGAAATCAGCGAAAGTGCGGCGCTGCTCCCTTCACGACGGCTCGGAAACGCTCCCGAGACGGAGGATGCGACGCTGCAGGCAATGCCGGGGCAGGCGGCGACGATCATTGTCGCCAGCATCGACCTCTATCGTCGCGTGGCGCGCCTGGACAATGCCCTGGACGAGCCGGCGGCCTCCCACAGCCCGGCACGCAGTCTGGTCGAGCGGCTGACGCACGCATTCTGA
- a CDS encoding gamma carbonic anhydrase family protein has protein sequence MPLYAFAGQQPQIADDAWVAPSADLIGDVCLDALASVWFGAVIRGDNTPILIGARSNIQEGAALHSDPGAPLTIGEDCTVGHHAVLHGCTLGNRVLVGMGAIVLNRAVVGDDCLIGAGALITEGKEFPAGHLIVGSPARAVKPLPEQTKAMLKASAALYAAKQREYAEGLTQVG, from the coding sequence ATGCCGCTTTACGCCTTCGCCGGCCAGCAGCCGCAGATCGCCGACGATGCCTGGGTCGCGCCCAGCGCCGATCTGATCGGCGACGTCTGCCTTGACGCCCTGGCGAGCGTTTGGTTCGGCGCCGTGATCCGGGGCGACAACACGCCGATCCTGATCGGCGCGCGCTCGAACATACAGGAAGGCGCCGCGCTCCACTCCGATCCCGGTGCGCCGCTCACCATCGGCGAGGACTGCACGGTTGGCCATCATGCGGTGCTGCACGGCTGCACCCTCGGGAATCGCGTGCTCGTCGGCATGGGAGCGATCGTGCTCAATCGAGCCGTGGTCGGCGACGATTGCCTGATCGGCGCCGGCGCGTTGATCACCGAAGGCAAGGAATTTCCCGCGGGTCATCTGATCGTCGGATCGCCTGCGCGCGCGGTGAAACCCCTGCCCGAACAGACGAAGGCGATGCTCAAGGCCTCGGCCGCGCTCTACGCCGCCAAGCAGCGCGAATATGCCGAGGGACTGACGCAGGTCGGTTGA
- a CDS encoding YdcH family protein has product MDDSEILKRIELLRTEHRDLDAAIDALGATGSADQLQIARLKKRKLKLRDELALLEDQLIPDIIA; this is encoded by the coding sequence ATGGACGACAGCGAGATCCTGAAGCGCATCGAATTGCTCCGCACCGAGCATCGCGACCTCGACGCCGCGATCGATGCGCTAGGCGCGACGGGATCAGCCGACCAGTTGCAGATCGCGCGCCTGAAGAAGCGCAAGCTCAAGCTGCGGGACGAGCTTGCCCTGCTCGAAGACCAGCTGATTCCCGACATCATCGCCTGA